Proteins encoded together in one Chitinophaga sp. LS1 window:
- a CDS encoding ParB/RepB/Spo0J family partition protein, with amino-acid sequence MSNQSKGTPNKKEALGKGIRSLLANIDTDLKQTSNALNEQVVVQATGIERLPLDQIDINPKQPRRDFDEKALQELSMSISLHDVIQPITVSKLGPKKYQLIAGERRLRASRMAGLKDIPAYIRQANDQELLELALLENLQRENLNAIEIGLSYKRLMDEVMLTQEQVADRMGKERSTVTNYIRLLKLPPDIQVSVRNGQISMGHARALIAVENVEKQLFIFNEIMQNGLSVRQTEELVRKVSHIDKGNVKKPAKSTLPPPYQKIEDNLASHFSTKVKLDRNKNGKGSVTIEFYSDEELDSILEKIDLYGG; translated from the coding sequence ATGAGCAATCAGAGTAAGGGCACTCCTAATAAGAAAGAGGCGCTGGGTAAAGGTATCCGCTCGCTGCTGGCAAACATTGATACTGACCTGAAGCAAACCTCCAACGCGCTCAATGAGCAGGTGGTGGTACAGGCCACTGGTATCGAGCGTCTTCCGCTGGACCAGATTGACATCAATCCAAAACAGCCGCGCCGGGACTTCGATGAGAAGGCTTTGCAGGAACTGAGTATGTCCATTTCTTTGCACGACGTAATCCAACCGATTACCGTGTCAAAACTGGGCCCCAAAAAGTACCAGCTGATAGCAGGTGAACGCCGTTTGCGCGCCAGCCGGATGGCAGGTCTGAAAGACATTCCTGCTTACATCCGCCAGGCCAATGACCAGGAACTGCTGGAACTGGCCCTGCTGGAAAACTTACAGCGCGAAAATCTGAACGCCATTGAAATTGGCCTGAGCTACAAACGCCTCATGGATGAGGTGATGCTCACCCAGGAACAGGTGGCTGACCGTATGGGTAAAGAAAGAAGTACGGTTACCAACTACATCCGTCTCCTCAAACTGCCACCAGATATACAGGTGTCCGTAAGAAACGGACAAATCAGTATGGGTCACGCCCGTGCACTGATCGCCGTTGAAAATGTGGAAAAACAACTCTTCATCTTCAACGAGATCATGCAGAATGGCCTTTCTGTACGCCAGACCGAAGAACTGGTACGGAAAGTATCCCATATCGATAAAGGGAATGTAAAAAAACCAGCTAAGAGCACATTACCTCCTCCTTATCAGAAAATTGAAGATAACCTGGCCAGCCACTTTTCCACAAAAGTAAAACTGGATAGAAACAAGAACGGTAAAGGAAGTGTAACGATCGAGTTCTACTCCGATGAGGAACTGGATAGTATATTAGAAAAAATAGACTTATACGGTGGCTAA
- a CDS encoding ParA family protein, protein MARVIAIANQKGGVGKTTSAINLASSLAVLEYKTLLVDADPQANSTTGLGFDLRNIHHSLYDCMVNDGMAKDVTLESDTPNLKVLPSHIDLVGAELELINHPNREQVMKQVIDGVRDEYDFVIVDCSPSLGLITVNALVASDSVIIPVQCEFFALEGLGKLLNTIKIVQSRLNTNLAIEGILMTMYDGRLRLSNQVVDEVKQHFEESVFNTIIHRNTKLGEAPSFGKSVIMYDAASTGAINYLNLAKEILQKNNFTRINLEDKILAINNEQSE, encoded by the coding sequence ATGGCAAGAGTAATTGCAATCGCGAATCAAAAAGGTGGGGTAGGAAAGACTACCAGCGCTATTAACCTGGCAAGCAGCCTGGCAGTGCTGGAGTATAAAACACTGCTGGTGGATGCCGACCCACAGGCAAATAGCACCACCGGTTTGGGCTTTGACCTCCGCAACATACATCACAGTTTATATGACTGTATGGTAAACGATGGTATGGCCAAAGACGTGACGCTGGAATCGGATACGCCGAACCTGAAAGTACTCCCCTCCCATATTGATCTGGTAGGTGCTGAACTGGAGCTCATCAACCACCCGAACAGGGAACAGGTGATGAAGCAGGTAATTGACGGTGTACGGGATGAATATGACTTTGTAATAGTAGACTGCTCCCCGTCTCTGGGTCTGATCACAGTAAATGCCCTCGTGGCATCTGACTCTGTGATCATTCCGGTACAGTGTGAGTTCTTTGCACTGGAAGGTCTGGGCAAGTTATTAAATACAATAAAAATCGTTCAGAGCCGCCTGAATACAAACCTGGCCATCGAGGGTATCCTCATGACCATGTATGATGGCCGCCTCCGCCTGAGCAACCAGGTAGTGGACGAAGTGAAACAACATTTTGAAGAAAGCGTGTTCAATACCATTATTCACCGTAATACCAAACTGGGTGAAGCACCAAGTTTTGGTAAATCCGTGATCATGTACGACGCGGCAAGTACAGGTGCTATCAATTACCTGAACCTTGCCAAGGAAATACTGCAAAAGAATAATTTCACACGTATTAACCTTGAAGATAAAATATTAGCAATCAACAATGAGCAATCAGAGTAA
- a CDS encoding metal-dependent hydrolase, which yields MELTFYGHSCFAVEIKGKKIVFDPFVTYNELAKSIDVNTLEADYIFMSHGHEDHIADLVPLAKRTQATVVAVPEVLGWAKKQGVEKGHPMNTGGKWNFDFGTVKCVVATHSSSNPDGSYGGNPVGYVFTTEEGNFYFSGDTGLTMDMQLIPRWAKLDFAVLPLGDNFTMGAEDAIIAAEFIDCKRIVGIHYDTFGYIKIDQEKTKQQFAQAGLELLLPAIGTTIDL from the coding sequence ATGGAGCTTACATTTTACGGTCATTCCTGTTTTGCAGTAGAAATAAAGGGTAAAAAGATAGTTTTTGATCCGTTTGTCACTTACAACGAGTTAGCGAAGTCTATTGACGTTAATACACTGGAAGCTGACTATATATTTATGTCACATGGTCACGAAGATCATATTGCTGATCTCGTTCCATTGGCTAAGCGTACACAAGCTACTGTCGTAGCTGTACCTGAAGTGTTAGGCTGGGCAAAGAAACAGGGCGTGGAAAAAGGTCACCCTATGAACACAGGCGGTAAATGGAACTTTGACTTTGGTACAGTAAAGTGTGTAGTAGCTACCCATTCCAGCTCTAATCCTGATGGGTCTTATGGCGGTAACCCGGTAGGCTACGTGTTCACCACAGAAGAAGGTAACTTCTATTTTTCAGGCGATACCGGGCTGACCATGGATATGCAGCTGATTCCCCGCTGGGCGAAATTAGATTTTGCAGTGTTACCACTTGGAGATAACTTCACTATGGGAGCAGAAGATGCGATCATAGCCGCAGAATTTATTGATTGTAAAAGAATTGTCGGCATACATTACGATACATTCGGTTATATAAAGATAGATCAGGAGAAGACGAAACAACAGTTTGCCCAAGCAGGTTTGGAATTGCTATTACCCGCAATAGGAACTACTATCGATTTATAA
- a CDS encoding metallophosphoesterase: protein MRAGLNTFILAGLLFLLDLYVFMAIRAVFYGAAARLKTIAFTTYWVISALVLLMVMLLPYLHWEDWSKHLKGYILTIIFAVVFAKLLVAVFLLLDDLRRGVTWIIQRFSAPAPSDMTVRGISRSRFLTQLALISGGGMFATFIYGLSNKYNYKVRQMKLAFKNLPPAFKGLRILQLSDIHSGSFDNYDAVRKGVEMINAQKADIVLFTGDLVNELTEEMDQYKSLFSQIKAPMGVYSTLGNHDYGDYHAWPDKDASGFSHLRMQNLEALKQVHADMGWRLMMNEHVVLEKAGEKIGLLGIENWSAMARFPKYGDLKKAYEGAENLPFKILMSHDPTHWDAQVRTEYPDIDLMLAGHTHGMQFGVEIPGFKWSPSRFVFKEWAGLYREGNQRLYVNRGFGFLGYPGRVGILPEITVIELV from the coding sequence ATGCGCGCAGGATTAAACACATTCATACTAGCCGGGCTACTATTTTTACTTGATTTATATGTATTTATGGCCATCAGGGCCGTCTTTTACGGTGCGGCCGCCCGTTTAAAAACCATTGCTTTTACTACCTACTGGGTCATCTCGGCATTGGTATTACTCATGGTGATGCTCTTGCCATACCTCCATTGGGAGGATTGGTCCAAACATCTGAAGGGGTATATACTCACCATCATCTTTGCCGTAGTGTTCGCCAAATTGCTGGTGGCTGTCTTCTTATTATTAGATGACCTGCGTAGGGGAGTCACCTGGATTATACAACGGTTTTCGGCACCTGCTCCAAGTGACATGACTGTGAGAGGTATCTCCCGCTCCCGTTTTCTCACCCAGTTAGCATTGATCTCCGGTGGGGGGATGTTCGCCACCTTTATATATGGTCTCTCCAATAAGTATAATTATAAGGTGAGGCAAATGAAGCTTGCCTTCAAAAATCTGCCACCTGCTTTCAAAGGACTGAGAATATTACAACTCTCTGATATTCACTCCGGTAGCTTTGATAATTACGACGCTGTACGCAAGGGCGTGGAAATGATAAATGCACAAAAGGCTGATATCGTGTTGTTTACGGGGGACCTGGTAAACGAGCTGACGGAAGAAATGGATCAATATAAATCCCTGTTTAGCCAGATCAAGGCCCCTATGGGAGTTTATTCTACATTGGGTAACCATGACTATGGCGATTATCACGCATGGCCCGACAAAGATGCCAGTGGTTTTAGCCACCTCCGTATGCAAAACCTCGAAGCCCTGAAACAGGTACATGCCGATATGGGTTGGCGCCTGATGATGAATGAACATGTGGTGCTGGAAAAGGCTGGTGAAAAAATTGGTTTGCTTGGTATTGAGAACTGGAGTGCAATGGCCCGTTTTCCAAAATACGGTGATCTGAAGAAAGCTTATGAAGGCGCTGAAAATCTGCCCTTTAAAATATTAATGTCACATGATCCCACCCATTGGGATGCACAGGTCAGAACAGAATACCCCGATATTGATCTGATGCTGGCCGGGCATACGCATGGCATGCAATTCGGCGTCGAAATTCCCGGATTCAAATGGAGCCCTTCCCGTTTCGTCTTTAAAGAGTGGGCAGGATTGTACAGAGAAGGGAATCAGCGCTTGTATGTAAACCGTGGCTTTGGGTTTCTCGGATACCCAGGCAGAGTGGGTATCCTGCCCGAAATAACCGTGATTGAACTCGTGTAA
- a CDS encoding porin family protein: MKKLFFAVAVLCVTAFSSTTVNAQSGFLRFGLKGGANLGKLDGKGYKDGFNLGYHLGGFAQINLTKGFGVQGELVFSSTKTKTTSDFSEVYNSDNLNDPENNSKKISLNYLSIPILANFSLGTPRIKLQVGPQFSALVSNKNVFKGANDAFNGGDVAGVAGLWIQLPIVNISARYIVGFTDVKKVDDVTNSGNWKNQAIQLGVGVTL; encoded by the coding sequence ATGAAAAAACTGTTTTTCGCCGTGGCAGTACTGTGTGTAACTGCATTCTCTTCTACTACTGTTAACGCCCAGTCCGGATTCTTACGTTTTGGTCTGAAAGGCGGTGCCAATCTGGGTAAACTGGATGGTAAAGGCTACAAAGATGGTTTTAACCTTGGCTACCACCTGGGTGGTTTTGCACAGATCAACCTGACTAAGGGTTTCGGTGTACAGGGTGAGTTGGTCTTCTCATCTACTAAAACTAAAACAACCAGCGACTTTAGTGAAGTGTATAATTCTGATAACCTGAATGATCCGGAAAACAATAGTAAAAAGATCAGTCTGAATTACCTGAGTATTCCGATCCTGGCAAACTTCTCTTTGGGTACCCCTCGTATCAAACTGCAGGTAGGTCCTCAGTTCAGTGCACTGGTATCTAACAAAAATGTATTCAAAGGTGCGAACGATGCATTCAATGGCGGCGATGTTGCTGGCGTAGCAGGTCTGTGGATCCAGCTGCCAATTGTAAATATCAGTGCCCGTTACATCGTAGGCTTCACCGATGTGAAGAAAGTAGACGATGTGACCAATTCCGGCAACTGGAAGAATCAGGCAATTCAACTGGGTGTTGGTGTGACGTTGTAA
- the lon gene encoding endopeptidase La yields MNRFYLTNSEEEMEFMPIIPLNEDGEGQEEDNIPEELALLPLRNTVLFPGVVLPITVGRDKSIKAVNDAYRGDKLIGVVAQKDSTVEDPIIADLADVGTVARIVKLIKMPDGGTTIIIQGRKRFKINEIVAEDPYFKARIDILNDEIVTDDPEFDAYISTIKDLAGQIIQLSPNLPSEASIILKNIENESFLVHFVSSNLNCDLKEKQQLLEINNLRTRAELLLKLLQVELQLAELKNKITNKTKADLDKQQREYFLQQQLKSIKEELGGDSNDREVKELQRKAEKKKWTEAAGELFRKGIEKLERMHPSTPDYSVVYNHLDLMLDLPWQDYTEDSYDLKKAKKILDNDHYGMDKIKERILEYLAVLKLKGDMKSPILCFVGPPGIGKTSLGRSIASAIGRKYVRLSLGGLHDESEIRGHRKTYIGAMPGRILQSIRKIKTSNPVMILDEIDKIGNDHRGDPSSAMLEVLDPEQNGTFYDNYLELEYDLSKVLFIATANDINAISPALRDRLEIIDLSGYSVEEKVEIAKRHLVPKQKEAHGLKQLKMRISNSVLDRIIQDYTRESGVRELDRQMASIMRSLAKDVALEEEVPDSLTEEHVEEILGKARYSNEIYKVGNPPGVAVGLAWTYVGGDILFIESSLSEGKGDLQMTGNLGNVMKESASTALSYLQANSHQFNINSKQFREKNVHIHVPEGAVPKDGPSAGITMLTALTSVFTGRKVKSYLAMTGEITLRGQVLPVGGIKEKILAAKRAGIKEIILCWQNEKDIKEINPDYIKGVKFHFVKEMNQVIDIALLKK; encoded by the coding sequence ATGAATAGATTTTACTTAACGAATTCAGAAGAGGAAATGGAATTCATGCCAATCATCCCGCTAAATGAAGACGGGGAGGGGCAGGAAGAAGATAATATACCCGAGGAGCTAGCTCTCTTACCTTTGAGAAATACGGTACTTTTCCCTGGTGTGGTATTGCCCATCACGGTTGGCAGAGATAAATCCATTAAAGCGGTAAACGATGCCTATCGCGGCGATAAGCTCATTGGCGTAGTCGCTCAGAAAGATAGCACAGTGGAAGATCCCATCATTGCCGATCTGGCAGATGTAGGAACTGTGGCCCGCATCGTAAAACTGATCAAAATGCCAGATGGTGGTACTACCATCATCATACAAGGTCGTAAAAGATTTAAAATCAATGAGATAGTTGCAGAAGATCCATACTTCAAGGCACGTATAGATATACTAAACGACGAGATTGTAACAGACGATCCGGAGTTTGACGCATACATCTCTACTATCAAGGACCTGGCAGGACAAATCATTCAGTTGTCCCCGAATCTGCCATCAGAAGCCAGCATCATTCTCAAGAATATTGAAAATGAATCGTTCCTGGTGCACTTCGTATCGTCTAATCTGAACTGCGACCTGAAAGAAAAACAGCAATTGCTGGAAATTAATAACCTGCGCACCCGTGCAGAACTCCTGCTCAAACTGTTGCAGGTAGAATTACAGCTGGCAGAACTTAAGAACAAGATCACCAACAAAACGAAGGCGGATCTTGACAAACAACAACGTGAATACTTCTTGCAGCAACAGCTCAAATCCATCAAGGAAGAACTGGGAGGTGACAGTAACGACCGTGAGGTAAAGGAACTTCAGCGCAAAGCAGAGAAGAAAAAATGGACAGAAGCTGCCGGTGAACTTTTCCGCAAAGGAATTGAAAAACTGGAGCGTATGCACCCCAGCACACCTGACTACTCGGTGGTGTACAACCACCTGGACCTGATGCTGGACTTGCCATGGCAGGATTATACTGAAGACAGTTACGACCTGAAAAAGGCGAAAAAGATATTGGACAATGACCATTATGGCATGGACAAGATCAAGGAGCGTATCCTTGAATACCTGGCCGTACTGAAGCTGAAAGGTGACATGAAGTCACCCATCCTTTGCTTCGTAGGCCCTCCGGGTATTGGTAAGACCTCTCTCGGTCGTTCCATCGCCAGTGCTATTGGCCGTAAATATGTACGTCTCAGCCTTGGTGGTCTGCATGACGAAAGCGAGATTCGTGGTCACCGAAAGACTTACATCGGGGCGATGCCTGGCCGTATCTTGCAGAGCATCCGCAAGATAAAGACTTCTAACCCGGTGATGATACTGGACGAAATCGATAAGATTGGCAACGATCACCGTGGCGATCCAAGTTCCGCTATGCTGGAAGTACTGGATCCTGAGCAGAACGGCACCTTCTACGACAACTACCTGGAGCTGGAATATGACCTGAGCAAGGTCCTGTTCATTGCGACAGCCAATGATATCAATGCCATCAGTCCTGCACTGCGTGACCGTCTGGAAATCATTGACCTGAGCGGTTACTCCGTCGAGGAAAAAGTAGAAATCGCCAAGCGCCACCTGGTTCCTAAGCAGAAAGAAGCCCATGGCCTCAAGCAGCTGAAAATGAGGATTAGTAACAGTGTGCTGGACAGGATCATCCAGGACTATACCCGCGAAAGTGGTGTGCGTGAGCTGGACAGACAAATGGCGTCCATCATGCGGTCCCTGGCCAAGGATGTAGCGCTGGAAGAAGAGGTACCAGACAGTCTGACCGAAGAACATGTAGAAGAAATACTGGGCAAGGCCCGCTATTCAAACGAAATTTACAAGGTGGGTAATCCTCCCGGGGTAGCCGTTGGTCTGGCCTGGACCTATGTAGGTGGAGATATCCTCTTCATCGAAAGCAGCCTTAGTGAAGGCAAGGGCGATCTGCAGATGACCGGTAACCTGGGCAATGTGATGAAGGAATCTGCCAGCACAGCATTGAGCTATCTGCAGGCAAACTCTCACCAGTTCAATATCAATTCAAAGCAGTTCAGGGAAAAGAATGTACACATTCACGTACCTGAAGGCGCTGTACCGAAGGATGGTCCAAGTGCTGGTATCACCATGCTCACAGCTTTAACTTCCGTATTCACAGGCAGAAAGGTGAAATCCTACCTGGCTATGACGGGCGAAATCACCCTCCGCGGACAGGTATTGCCAGTGGGAGGTATCAAAGAAAAGATCTTAGCTGCCAAAAGGGCGGGGATTAAAGAAATTATCCTCTGTTGGCAGAATGAAAAAGATATCAAGGAAATTAATCCCGATTATATCAAAGGGGTAAAGTTCCATTTTGTAAAAGAAATGAACCAAGTGATCGATATTGCGTTATTAAAGAAGTAA
- the porQ gene encoding type IX secretion system protein PorQ, which produces MYRIIFLFLLLTKSSFAQVLGGKATFAFLDLPVSPAQTSLGSINVSQLGNDIALSTLNPALLRPEMHTNLQLNYTSYFADVLYGHALFGYHSDRLQTTFAAGIQYIDYGFITQTDATGSIQGAFRPRDMAIQVTASRQYLERWHYGATLQFVQSSYQQYNSTGLVLHFGLTYEDTTHHWQAGLLAKNMGVQLSTYTPGNQEPLPFDLQVGISKKLNQLPLQLSATLHHIYQYDVRYADPGFQESSLITNGDTVKTSGQAVDKIFRHFVLAAHWEIGRFVTLTAGYNHLRRQELSDPQLRGLSGFSAGVGVVTRKIQLRYARAWYQRSAALNQFGINLPLKEWSY; this is translated from the coding sequence ATGTACCGAATCATATTCCTATTCCTCCTCCTTACCAAATCCTCTTTTGCCCAGGTACTGGGAGGGAAAGCTACATTTGCATTCTTAGACCTTCCGGTATCTCCGGCGCAAACTTCCCTTGGCAGTATCAATGTAAGCCAGCTTGGAAATGACATTGCACTTTCTACACTGAACCCAGCATTATTACGTCCGGAGATGCATACAAATCTCCAACTCAACTACACCAGCTATTTTGCGGATGTACTGTATGGCCATGCGTTGTTTGGTTATCATTCCGATCGGTTGCAAACCACCTTTGCCGCTGGCATTCAATATATCGACTACGGTTTCATTACACAAACAGATGCTACCGGTAGTATCCAGGGTGCTTTCCGGCCCCGCGATATGGCCATCCAGGTGACTGCCTCCCGTCAGTATTTAGAAAGATGGCACTATGGAGCCACCTTACAATTCGTACAATCCAGCTACCAGCAATACAATTCCACAGGGCTTGTATTACATTTTGGCCTTACCTACGAAGACACTACCCACCATTGGCAGGCAGGGCTTCTGGCAAAAAATATGGGGGTACAGCTTAGCACTTATACCCCCGGTAACCAGGAGCCTTTACCATTTGATTTACAGGTAGGTATCTCAAAAAAGCTGAATCAGCTTCCATTACAGTTATCCGCCACGCTCCATCACATTTATCAATACGACGTGCGTTATGCAGATCCCGGATTCCAGGAAAGCAGCTTAATCACCAACGGCGATACGGTAAAAACAAGTGGACAGGCAGTAGATAAAATATTCAGGCATTTTGTACTGGCTGCACATTGGGAAATAGGGCGTTTTGTGACGCTGACAGCGGGGTATAATCATTTGCGCAGGCAGGAATTATCAGATCCTCAGTTAAGGGGTTTGAGTGGGTTTTCGGCAGGGGTAGGAGTGGTGACGAGAAAGATCCAGCTTCGTTATGCGAGGGCCTGGTATCAGCGCAGTGCTGCGCTGAACCAGTTCGGAATAAATTTGCCCCTGAAGGAATGGAGTTATTAA
- a CDS encoding pyridoxine 5'-phosphate synthase: protein MTKLSVNINKFATLRNARGGNLPDILKVAQDCERFGADGITVHPRPDERHIRYQDVLDLKPLVTTEFNIEGYPSKEFIDLVLSVKPEQVTLVPDPPHAITSNTGWDTIANQSFLKEVIGTFKTAGIRVSIFLNAEPEKVEAAKTAGADRIELYTGPYAEEFTNARTQQQNFQLLNDYKNTARAATAIGLDINAGHDLNLDNLRFFKLHIPQLKEVSIGHALVCDALYLGLENTIQLYKRQLKVTE, encoded by the coding sequence ATGACAAAATTGAGCGTAAATATTAACAAGTTTGCCACCCTGCGCAATGCCAGAGGCGGTAACCTCCCGGATATATTGAAAGTAGCACAGGATTGTGAACGTTTTGGAGCCGACGGTATCACCGTTCACCCAAGACCAGATGAGCGTCATATCCGTTATCAGGACGTACTGGACCTGAAGCCGTTAGTCACTACAGAATTCAATATCGAAGGCTATCCTTCGAAAGAATTTATCGACCTGGTCCTGTCGGTAAAACCAGAACAGGTTACACTGGTACCAGATCCCCCACATGCCATTACCTCCAATACCGGATGGGATACTATTGCTAACCAGTCATTTCTGAAAGAAGTGATCGGTACGTTCAAAACCGCTGGTATCAGGGTGTCTATCTTCCTGAATGCAGAACCTGAAAAAGTAGAAGCGGCTAAAACTGCCGGTGCTGACAGGATTGAATTGTATACCGGTCCTTATGCAGAGGAATTTACCAATGCAAGGACACAACAACAGAACTTTCAACTCCTGAACGATTATAAGAATACTGCCCGTGCTGCTACCGCTATCGGGTTGGATATCAACGCAGGTCACGATTTAAACCTGGACAACCTGCGCTTTTTCAAGCTGCATATTCCACAGCTGAAAGAAGTATCCATCGGTCACGCATTAGTATGTGATGCGCTGTACCTGGGGCTGGAAAACACGATTCAATTGTATAAGCGACAACTGAAGGTGACCGAGTAA